TAAAACATCCCGGCCAAGAAGGTCTGTTCCAAAGGGATGGGTAGGAGAAGGGGCTTGTAAGATAGCATTTACATTTATTTCAAGAGGATCAAAAGGGGTAATCCAAGGGCCCAAAAGGGCAAGTAAGATTAAAAAAAAGACCATACCTAAGGAAAATGCCCCTGTTTTTGAGGAAAGGAGCTCTTGCAGCATTACCTCTTTTCTCCAATTCTTATGCGTGGGTCAGCTAAAGCATAACCCAAATCAGCTAAAAAATTCCCAAGAAGCGTTAGAAAGGAAACAAGGAGTAAATTTGCCATAATTACAGGATAGTCCCTGCTCATAACCGCCTGCCACATAAGTTGCCCTAACCCAGGTATTCCAAAAATGGTCTCAAAAATAACTGAACCTCCAATTAAGCCCGGTAAAGAGAGCCCCAGAAGGGTTATCACAGGAAGAAGGGCATTTCTTAGAGCATGTTTATATAGCACTACCCTCTCAGGAAGACCCTTAGCCCTGGCATAGGTGATATAGTCTGCATGCAAGACCTCAATCAGGGAGTTTCTTAAATATCTGGAAAACCCAGCGATACCACCAAAGGTTGCTACAAAAAGGGGGCAGAGTAAGTGTTTTGTCCAATCCCAGAGCTTTTGCCAAAAATTCATCTGGTCATATCCAACAATAGAGTGAAGCCCTGATATAGGAAGAAGCTGTAGCTTAACTCCAAAAAACATCATCAGTAATAGGGCCAGCCAAAAGCTTGGCATGGCATAGCCAAAAAAGGTAAATATGGTGAAAAAACGATCAAGTTTGCTTCCTGCCCTGACTGCAGAAAAAACACCCATTGGAATACTTACTAATAAGATAAGGAAAAGGGAGATGCTATTGATAAGCAAAGTTATGGGAAGCCTCTCTTTAATTTTATCCCAGACAGGTCGCTGATCTAAGGCAAAGGAACGGCCAAAATCAAATCTTAAAATTCCTTTTAGCCAGTTTAAATACTGGATGTGAAGGGGTTTATCAAGACCATACATCTTTACAAGTTTTTCTCTGAATTCAGGAGTAATCTTGGGATTAAATTCCGTCAATGGACTCAAAGGACCACCTGGAGCAAGGTGAAGAATTCCAAAGGTTAAAATGGTTATTCCCCAAAGGGTGACAAGTAAAATAGAAATTCTTTTTAAGAGATAGAGAAACATCTTTTCCTTTCAGCCTCTGAGGCCTTCAGATAAAGAGGCAGAATATCTTCTGCCCTTTCAGGTTTAATCTGGTTTAACTCTAATTTTAGCTTAGCCACCTGAGAAAGCAAGCCAGCTCTAAGGACTGGTTGAAAAGGAGGAAGCAAAAATCTTTCTCTTAATGTCTCTCTAAAAAAACTCTCCCACTTCTCTATGGTCTCACTGATAAAAAGAGTCGGTTCCTTAATTAAAGAGGGAATCTCTTTAAGGGGATAAAGCCCTGGTTCTATAAGAGTTTGCAGGTTTTTTCCCTCAAATTTATAAATCCCCACAAATACTTCCTTAGAATAGGCATCAATCAGGGCAATTATGGGCTGAGTTGAACTATAAAAGGAATAAGCCAGGATTTCAAGACTACTCAGAGGCAAAACAGGAAAATCATAAACTAAGGAGAGGGCCTTAGCAAGGCTAAGCCCTATTCTTAATCCCGTAAAACTGCCAGGCCCGATATCTACCGCAAGATAATCAATTTCCTGTAGGGAGACGCCTCCCTTATCAAGTAAAAAAGGTAATATCTGAAAAAGCCTCTTAGAATAGGAATCCTTAGCATAAAAGTTTATCTCCTCAAGAAGCGTCTCTCTATATAGGGCAAGGCCCCCGAATTTCCCTGAGGTTTCAATGGCAAGGATGAGGGGCTCCTTTTTTAATGGAGCTTCCATCCTGAAAGAACGCGAAGTATATCATTATAAAAAACAGCAATAGAAAGGGCAATAATTAGCACAAGGCCAATTTTAAAGATAAGTTCCTGGGTTTTTAAAGAGAGAGGATTTCCTCTTAAGGCCTCAATCCCAAAGATGACAAGGTGCCCACCATCTAACATGGGAAGGGGTAAGATATTTAAAACACCCAGATTTATGGAAAGCAAAGCCATAAAAGAGATAAAGGCTACAATCCCAAGCCGCGCGGAATCTCCAGCAAATTTTCCAATGGTAATAGGCCCTCCAAGAGTAGAAAAGGGAAGCTCTCCTGTAAAGAGCTTGTAAATAGCCAAAAAAGTAAGGGAGGTAAAGTCATAAACCTTCTTGGCAGCAAGCCCAAAGGCAGAGATTGGATCAAGCCTTTCATGAATCTGTTCAGGAGCAGACTTGACTCCAAGAAAAGGCACCCGGGTCTTTTTGCCAAAGACATTAGTCCCCTCCATTAGCTCTGGTTTTACCTTGAAAAGAAGAATCTCTGTTCCTCTCCGGACTTTGAGTTCAATCTCTTGAGGAGTTTCCTCTTTTCTTAGTTCAAGAAGAATATCTTCAAAGGATTTAACACTCTTTCCATTAATCTCGGTAATCAAGTCTCCCTTTTGAAGACCTGCTTTTTCCGCTGGACTCCCAGGGAAAATCTCACCAATTTTGGGAGGCGTAAAGGTTCTACCAATAAAAGAAAAGATAAGCCAGAAGGCAAGAAAGGCAAAGATAAAATTGGCAAGAGGCCCGGCTATTACGATAAAGGCCTTTTGCCAGGTCTTTTTAAAAGCAAAGGCCTTTTCAGTCTCAGCTACATTCGGCAGGGTATCAGGATGCTCTCCATAAAGTTTTACATATCCGCCAAGGGGAATTAAAGAGATACGATATTCCGTTTCTCCCTTAAGAAAGCCCAATATCTTTGGACCAAACCCTAAGGAAAAGATTTCTACCCGGACACCCATTTTCTTTGCAGCAAGAAAATGACCAAGCTCATGAACAAAGACAAGGATACCGATGACAATTATGGTAGCAAGAATGGTTATGAGCATAAACCTTCCCTCTTGATTATCTCCTTAGTAAAGGCAAGCACCTCCTTATGAAGATTCAGATAATCCTCAAGGACTCTTGCCTGTCCAAAAGTAAATTTAAACTCATTTAGAGTTTTTTCAAGAAGACAGGGAATTTGGGGAAAGGAGATCTTTTTTTCAAGGAAGGCAGAGACCACCTCCTCATCTGCTGCCTCAAGGATTAAAGGATAAGGAAACCCTCTCTCAGCTACATCAAAGGCAAGACTTAGACAGGGGAAACGCTTAAAATCTACCTCTCTAAAGGTAAGTTCCTTCAGCTCAGCTAAGTTTATCTTAGAGAAGGGAATCTCCCACCTTTCAGGATAGCTCAGGGCATAGGCAATGGGAATCTTCATGTCTGGTTGACTTAAGTGAGCCAAAAGACTTCCGTCACTCATCTCTATAAAACTATGAACAATGCTCTGGGGATGAATAATTACCTTGATGCACGAAGGAGGAAAACTAAAAAGCTCAATAGCTTCCAGGACCTCAAAACCTTTATTCATAAGGGTAGCAGAATCAATGGTAATTTTAGCTCCCATCTTCCAGGTGGGATGTTTCAAGGCAAGTTCAGGGGTAATTTTGATAAAATCCTTGATATCCCAATTTAAAAAGGGGCCTCCGGAAGCAGTCAAAATCAAGGTTTTGACAAATCTCCTCTCCTCACAGCGCAAAAGTTGAAACAGGGCTGAATGTTCACTATCCACAGGTATAATCTCTCCTCCGAAAGCCTTGGCGGTTTCTCTCAAGAAGCTTCCTGCAGAGATTATGGCTTCTTTATTGGCTAAGGCTACTCTCTTTCCCTTTTTTAGGGCATAATAAACAGGGATAAGGGCCTTTATTCCCGAAATAGCAATAAGAAATATCTCAGCATCTGAACACTCAGCTAATTCCTTAAGACCTTCATCTCCTATAAGAATTTCTGCCTTATATGAAAGGTTGGCTTTCAACCAATCTGCAGAGGCCTTATTTTCAACTACCAGATAGGGCACTTGATATGTCTCAGCCTGTATTTTAAGTTTTTTAAGATTACTCCTTCCTGAGAGGCCGAGGATTTTAAAGTTTTCTTTAAATTCAGTTAAAAGACTCAGAGCAGAGGTTCCAATAGAGCCTGTAGAACCAAAGATAACCAGCCCTTTCATTTACTTGCTTTGAGGGGGAAGAGCCGGAGGGTTCTGAGGTGGAACAGGTGGTAAAGCAGGCACAGGAGGTTGGGTCTTTTGAGGGGACTCTTTGGCAGGAAGTTTCTCTGGAAGCATAATCTTATGTTTGGCTGTGCTAATCTTGGTAAGAAGCAGGGAATTTACAAAGAATAGGATGACAAGAAGCATTGTGACCTTATTTAAAAAACTTGTTGGGCCTGCTCCTCCAAAGATGGCTTCAGCACCTCTAAAAACTGCACCATATTCAGAACCTTTAGTTACATTAACAAGGACAATAAGCACAATCAAAATAGCAAGAATTATCTGGAAAACTATTAAGAGTGTCTCCATTTTTAGCTCCTTTTCATAAGTTTTTTTAAATTTATACCCTTTTTCAATTTTGCCAAGGGGAAATAGATCCACACCTTTTAATACTTAAATCTGCACCTGCAATCAATCTATGCGTTTTTTAATAGGACAAACCTGAGTGTTTGCCTGTTATATGTGCCTTTACATTATTGGGTAGACATGCAAGGATTAGGCGACACGCAAGGGCTTCCCATACCCTAACCTTTCACCTTTCACCTTTCACCTCTTACCTCTTACTACCCTTCCATTTTCTTGTAAGGATCTGAACCTATGCACCACCCCTGTCAGCGGACTTTCACCTGTGTAAAGAAGATCCCGCATCATTATGAATGGAGTTAGAAGGCAACAACTTTGGGTTTAATTTGGAGACTTGACCTTTTAAACATTTAAATGAAATTTTTGATATATATAAATGAAAAAAGTATATTAAAAAAATTGTGTGTCTGTGTGGTGGAGAAATTTGACCTTTTTAAACCTTTTGATAAATGCGGGAGGGGGGATTTGAACCCCCACGGGGATAATCCCCATCGGATCCTAAGTCCGAAGCGTCTACCTTTCCGCCACTCCCGCAGCTTATATTAAATCGCTTTTCAAACATATTAAAATTAAACTAACCTTTGAAAAATTCAACCTCTTTAATTGCCTCATTAAAAATCTATTTGAAATTTTATCGTTGCCTCATATAAAAAATCTCAGCTCCTCTTTTGAACCTTCACAAAAAAACTATCTATTTCGCCCCTCTTAAATTTACAAGCTTAGTTCTTTAGCAAAGCTTATTTCAAAGGAAAGTGTAGGTAAGAAGCTTTATAGAAAGATAAGGAGATATCAGAAAATGCTTGAAAGAGCATATTTAGAGAAAAATGGGAATTATTTTCGGGGAAAAATTGACAATAAAAAGGAGGGGAAGGTAAAATAATTTCCTTTAGAAAATTAAATGAGGCATTACGCTTTAACCTTCTCATTTCTCCTGTAGCAAAAAGTTTTTAAGCAACCTTCCTCAGATCAACCACCCTTTATAATTGATTCTTCAAAAAAGTGCATTAAATTTTAGATATGCCTCTTTATGAATTTGAATGTGAGTCCTGTGGAGCCATCTTTGAGGTATTTTTAAAAAGGGATGAACCCTATCCTGAATGTCCCCTTTGCCATTCCTCTAAAATTATAAAACTCCCCTCTCTTTTCGGATTTCAAGATAAAAGTGCTTACCGATCTGCAAGAGAAAGAGCCATTCTCCAGAGGGCAAGAGATTATCTTCAAGATGGAAAACTTAGAGATGCCCAGAGATTTCTTGAAAAGGCCAGGGCATTTCATCCCACAGATAAGGTTAAACAACTTTCTGAAAAACTTGCTGAAAGAAGAGCTCCAAAAGAGGGTTTTTTGATAAAGCCCGAAGCGGTTATAATTAAAAAGAAGGGGTGAGAACATGGACTTGGATAAGGATCTTTGCAATTTAATCAACTTCAATACTTTTATCCTTTCCCTTAACACAGCTGCCCTTGTGCACCTTGGAGAACTTCCTGATCCCATAACTAACCGTAAGGAGCTAAATCTGACTTTGGCCAGGCATACTATTGAAACCCTGGAGATGCTCAAAGAAAAGACCAAAGGTAATCTTACCCTTGAGGAAGAAAAACTTCTCCAAAGTATTCTCTACGAATTAAAGCTTAAATATGTAAAGATCTGTAGTTAATCCCTATCAAAATTTAATGAAATCCCTATTTTGTTTAGCTCCAGCAAAAATTAATCTTACCCTTCAGGTATTGCGAAAAAGAGAAGACTGCTATCATGAGATTTATAGCCTCTTTCAAAAGGTTTCCCTCTTTGATGAATTAGAGATAGAAAGAGAACGCCCTTCCTTTGAATTGATCTTTGAGTGTGATGAAGAGATTGAGCTTGAAAAGAACCTTCTCTATAAGGCCTGGAGACTATTTAAAAATACCTTTCAAGTAAAGGAAGAGATAAAAATCTGGGTCAAAAAAAGAATTCCCCTTGGAGCAGGTTTAGGGGGAGGAAGTAGTAATGCAGGAACTCTTCTTAAAAACTTAGCCAAACTTTATGAGATTGAGAGAGCAAAACTTTTTCCTATAGCAGTAAGTCTTGGGGCGGATGTTCCATTTTTTCTTGAGGATCTCTTTGCAGCTGAAGCAACTGGCATTGGAGAGATACTTAAACCCTTTCCATCCTTTTCTGTCTATTACCTTCTCCTCTATCCGGGTTTTAAGATTGATACTGCCTGGGCTTATCATACCCTTAACTTGACAAAAGAAAAAAATCCTATTAAATATGAAGCCTCTTTACCCCCCTGGGAGAAAAAAGAGGGACTTTTAAACGATTTTAAAGGGCTACTTTATAAGAAATACCCCCTATACGAAGACCTGGAAAGAGCTTTAAAAGAGGTAGGGGCAAAGGGTGTAAGTATCTCTGGAACGGGTTCTACCCTTTTTGGGGTATTTGAAAAGCTTCCTACCAATGCCTACCTGAGACTAAAAAAATTTTTAAAAGGTGGTAAAATATTTCTTGTTAAGAATTTAAACGGGAGTGGAGGAAATTAAAAATGTTTGTTAATCACTTAAAGATTTTTTCAGGCTCAGCGAACCGTGAGTTATCTGAAAAAATCTGCAGATATTTAGCAACTCCTCTGGGACATAGCACTCTAAAAAGATTTAGCGATGGCGAGCTCTTTGTAGAGATCGATGAAAATGTTAGAGGGGCTGATGTTTTCATTGTTCAGCCAACTTGCACCCCTGTGAATGAAAATTTGATGGAACTTCTTATTATGATTGATGCAGCAAGAAGGGCCTCTGCCCGGCGTATAACCGCGGTTATTCCCTATTATGGCTATGCCAGGCAGGACAGAAAAACTGCCCCCAGAACTCCTATTTCAGCAAAACTTGTGGCAAACCTTATTGTAGTTGCTGGGGCAAGAAGGGTTTTAACTATGGATCTTCATGCCGGGCAGATTCAGGGCTTTTTTGACATTCCTGTTGATCATCTCTATGCCTTACCAGTATTTTTGCAGTATATAAAAGAGCATTTTAAAGGAAATGAGATAGTAATTGTCTCTCCAGATGCTGGGGGAGTTGAAAGGGCAAGAGAGTATGCCAAAAGATTAGAAAGCACCATGGCTATTGTGGATAAAAGAAGGCCCAGGCCTAACGAATCAGAGGTTATGAGTATCATAGGGGATGTAAGGGACAAAATTGCAGTAATTATTGATGATATGGTAGATACGGCTGGAACCATCTGTAAGGCAGCTGAGGCTATTTTAGATAGAGGGGCAAGGGAGGTCTATGCTATTGCCACTCATCCTGTCCTTTCAGGAAAAGCCCTTGAAAGGATTGCCGCTTCTCCACTGAAAGCCCTAATTGTTAGTGATACTATTCCTCTAAGAGAAGAGGCTAAAGTCCTTGATAAAATAAAGGTTTTGAGTGTAGCTAATCTCCTTGGAGAGGCTATAAGAAGGATTCACACCGACGATTCTATAAGTTCACTTTTTATATAAAAATTAAAGAAGGAGTCAACTATCAGAAAATAGGGTAAGTTAAAAATGTTAGCCATGGCAAATCACCTCGGAATTATTAATCCTTTTATTAAAATTTTTACGGGAATAGAATTAAAGTTGTCCCTCATTCCATCCCCCCATGTGGCAAGGGCTTTTAGCTTAAACCTTTTCAATGGGAGTTGAAGGACAAAATTAAGCAAAGGAGACATGCTTATATTATAAACAAAAAAATTGTAGGAGGTTTTTTATGAAGCTGGTAACCTTAAATGCTATGAAAAGGGAAAAGACCGGTAAAGAGACCGCCAAAAAAATGCGTAAAGCTGGGTATATCCCAGCTATTCTTTACGGTAAGGGAGCTCAGCCTCTTCCCTTTGGAGTGAGATATCCAGAATTCGAGAAAGTTTACAGGCGCCATCATGGAGAGACAGTTATCTATACCCTTAACTTTGAAAATGGAGAAAACTTGATGAAACAGGCCATTCTTAAAGAGATCCAGCGGGATCCTGTTACAGATATGTTTATCCACCTTGATTTTCAGGTTATAGAAGAGGATAAACCCATAGAACTCAAGGTACCTCTTGAATTTGTAGGAAAACCCGTTGGAATCACGAAAGGTGGAGTCCTTGAGATACACCTCCATGATATTGTAGTTGAATGTCTGCCTGTGCATATTCCAGATAAGATTACTGTTGATCTAAGTAAATTAGATGTGGGCCAGAGTTTACATGTAAGAGATATCAAAGTCCCTGAAACTATTAAAATTGTTAGTAGCCCTGGAGAGACGGTAGCAACCTTAGTAGCTGAAGAAGAGGAGATTCAAGCCTCTGAATAGGCTTCAGCCTAAAAATTATATTGAGGTATTAAGGTTTTGTGTGGATATATTGCGGACTTGGGAATCCAGGACTTACCTATGAAAAAACACGGCACAACTTTGGCTTTCTTGCGCTTACAGCCTTTGCTACTAAGCACAAGCTCAATTTTCAAATGAATTCGGCCTTAGAGAGTGAGCTTGCCTTTTACAGAGACAAAGCCATACTATTGAAGCCTATGACTTATATGAATCTTTCAGGGAGGGCGGTTAAAAAGGCCTTAAATAAATATGGACTTAGTCCTCAAAATCTTCTTGTTATTTATGATGACCTTGATCTTCCTCTTGGAAGGATGAAACTTTTACCCAAGGGTGGGTCAGGGGGACATCGAGGGGTTCAATCTATTATTTCAGAGCTTCAAACCAAAGAATTTCCAAGATTGAGACTTGGGATTGGACGCCCTGAAAAAGGCGATCCAAGGGATTATGTCCTTTCACCTTTCAGGGAAGAAGAATGGCCAATAGTTGAGAGCGTGCTTGAAAAAGTGGTTTTAGCTCTGGAAGAACTTTTATATCATGGACTTTTAAAAACCATGCATAAAGTAAATTCTGGAGAGTAGGTAATGACTCCTGAAGAAAAATCCCAAAACTTTAGAATTCGGGCAAGAGAGTTTTTTATCAAGTTGGAAGAGTATCTCTATTATCTCGTAGCTATAGGGCTGATTATAGGTTTTGGCATTGTTATGATAGATGGTTTAGTCATTCTTATCAATTTATACAATACCGCTAATTTTACAGAGGGAGCCATTAAGTTTTTAGATAAAATACTTGTTTCTCTGATATTTCTGGAGATTTTCTATACAGTTTTAGTTGCCATTTTAGAGGAAAGTGCTGTAAAGTGTGTTGAACCCTTTATTTTGGTTGCTATTACTGCCCTGGTTAGAAGATTATTAATTCTTTCTTTTGAGCTCTCCCATCCCACTATCTTTTCTACAGAGAGAATGAAGTATTATCTTATTGAGATGGCCCTGGTTGGGATATTGATTTTAATGCTTATCTTTAGTCTTATTCTCTTTAGAAGGAGTAAGAGATAATGGAACACCCTGAAAAAATTTTAGTTCTTGATTTTGGCTCTCAGACTACCCAGCTTATCGCCAGAAGAATCAGGGAACTTTCTGTTTATAGTGAGATAAAGGCCTGCTTTGTAAGTCTAAAAGAGATTAAAGACTTTCAGCCCAAGGGAATTATCTTATCTGGTGGACCAGCCAGTGTATATGATGAAGATTCTCCCAAGGTTGATCCAGCCCTTTTTGATCTCGGAATTCCTGTGTTGGGGATTTGTTATGGTGCTCAGCTTATGAGCTATCTCCTGGGGGGAAGAGTAGAAAGAAGTCTCAAAAGGGAATTTGGTTTTGCAGAAATAGAGCTTTTAAAGGACTCTCCCTTTTTTAAAGGACTCAGTCTTGACCAGAAATATCAAGTCTGGATGAGCCACAGTGATAGAGTAGAAGCCCTGCCCCCAGGCTTTGTTGCAATTGCCAGAACTAATAATTCTCCCTACGCAGCCTTTACCCACGAAGAAAAGCCCCTTTTTGCTGTTCAGTTTCATCCAGAGGTTGTTCATACAGAAATTGGAAAGGATCTTCTGA
This window of the Caldimicrobium thiodismutans genome carries:
- a CDS encoding ABC transporter permease; this encodes MFLYLLKRISILLVTLWGITILTFGILHLAPGGPLSPLTEFNPKITPEFREKLVKMYGLDKPLHIQYLNWLKGILRFDFGRSFALDQRPVWDKIKERLPITLLINSISLFLILLVSIPMGVFSAVRAGSKLDRFFTIFTFFGYAMPSFWLALLLMMFFGVKLQLLPISGLHSIVGYDQMNFWQKLWDWTKHLLCPLFVATFGGIAGFSRYLRNSLIEVLHADYITYARAKGLPERVVLYKHALRNALLPVITLLGLSLPGLIGGSVIFETIFGIPGLGQLMWQAVMSRDYPVIMANLLLVSFLTLLGNFLADLGYALADPRIRIGEKR
- the tsaB gene encoding tRNA (adenosine(37)-N6)-threonylcarbamoyltransferase complex dimerization subunit type 1 TsaB, which gives rise to MEAPLKKEPLILAIETSGKFGGLALYRETLLEEINFYAKDSYSKRLFQILPFLLDKGGVSLQEIDYLAVDIGPGSFTGLRIGLSLAKALSLVYDFPVLPLSSLEILAYSFYSSTQPIIALIDAYSKEVFVGIYKFEGKNLQTLIEPGLYPLKEIPSLIKEPTLFISETIEKWESFFRETLRERFLLPPFQPVLRAGLLSQVAKLKLELNQIKPERAEDILPLYLKASEAERKRCFSIS
- the rseP gene encoding RIP metalloprotease RseP, whose protein sequence is MLITILATIIVIGILVFVHELGHFLAAKKMGVRVEIFSLGFGPKILGFLKGETEYRISLIPLGGYVKLYGEHPDTLPNVAETEKAFAFKKTWQKAFIVIAGPLANFIFAFLAFWLIFSFIGRTFTPPKIGEIFPGSPAEKAGLQKGDLITEINGKSVKSFEDILLELRKEETPQEIELKVRRGTEILLFKVKPELMEGTNVFGKKTRVPFLGVKSAPEQIHERLDPISAFGLAAKKVYDFTSLTFLAIYKLFTGELPFSTLGGPITIGKFAGDSARLGIVAFISFMALLSINLGVLNILPLPMLDGGHLVIFGIEALRGNPLSLKTQELIFKIGLVLIIALSIAVFYNDILRVLSGWKLH
- the dxr gene encoding 1-deoxy-D-xylulose-5-phosphate reductoisomerase is translated as MKGLVIFGSTGSIGTSALSLLTEFKENFKILGLSGRSNLKKLKIQAETYQVPYLVVENKASADWLKANLSYKAEILIGDEGLKELAECSDAEIFLIAISGIKALIPVYYALKKGKRVALANKEAIISAGSFLRETAKAFGGEIIPVDSEHSALFQLLRCEERRFVKTLILTASGGPFLNWDIKDFIKITPELALKHPTWKMGAKITIDSATLMNKGFEVLEAIELFSFPPSCIKVIIHPQSIVHSFIEMSDGSLLAHLSQPDMKIPIAYALSYPERWEIPFSKINLAELKELTFREVDFKRFPCLSLAFDVAERGFPYPLILEAADEEVVSAFLEKKISFPQIPCLLEKTLNEFKFTFGQARVLEDYLNLHKEVLAFTKEIIKREGLCS
- the secG gene encoding preprotein translocase subunit SecG, whose amino-acid sequence is METLLIVFQIILAILIVLIVLVNVTKGSEYGAVFRGAEAIFGGAGPTSFLNKVTMLLVILFFVNSLLLTKISTAKHKIMLPEKLPAKESPQKTQPPVPALPPVPPQNPPALPPQSK
- a CDS encoding FmdB family zinc ribbon protein, producing MPLYEFECESCGAIFEVFLKRDEPYPECPLCHSSKIIKLPSLFGFQDKSAYRSARERAILQRARDYLQDGKLRDAQRFLEKARAFHPTDKVKQLSEKLAERRAPKEGFLIKPEAVIIKKKG
- a CDS encoding DUF1844 domain-containing protein — protein: MDLDKDLCNLINFNTFILSLNTAALVHLGELPDPITNRKELNLTLARHTIETLEMLKEKTKGNLTLEEEKLLQSILYELKLKYVKICS
- the ispE gene encoding 4-(cytidine 5'-diphospho)-2-C-methyl-D-erythritol kinase; this translates as MKSLFCLAPAKINLTLQVLRKREDCYHEIYSLFQKVSLFDELEIERERPSFELIFECDEEIELEKNLLYKAWRLFKNTFQVKEEIKIWVKKRIPLGAGLGGGSSNAGTLLKNLAKLYEIERAKLFPIAVSLGADVPFFLEDLFAAEATGIGEILKPFPSFSVYYLLLYPGFKIDTAWAYHTLNLTKEKNPIKYEASLPPWEKKEGLLNDFKGLLYKKYPLYEDLERALKEVGAKGVSISGTGSTLFGVFEKLPTNAYLRLKKFLKGGKIFLVKNLNGSGGN
- a CDS encoding ribose-phosphate pyrophosphokinase yields the protein MFVNHLKIFSGSANRELSEKICRYLATPLGHSTLKRFSDGELFVEIDENVRGADVFIVQPTCTPVNENLMELLIMIDAARRASARRITAVIPYYGYARQDRKTAPRTPISAKLVANLIVVAGARRVLTMDLHAGQIQGFFDIPVDHLYALPVFLQYIKEHFKGNEIVIVSPDAGGVERAREYAKRLESTMAIVDKRRPRPNESEVMSIIGDVRDKIAVIIDDMVDTAGTICKAAEAILDRGAREVYAIATHPVLSGKALERIAASPLKALIVSDTIPLREEAKVLDKIKVLSVANLLGEAIRRIHTDDSISSLFI
- a CDS encoding 50S ribosomal protein L25, which translates into the protein MKLVTLNAMKREKTGKETAKKMRKAGYIPAILYGKGAQPLPFGVRYPEFEKVYRRHHGETVIYTLNFENGENLMKQAILKEIQRDPVTDMFIHLDFQVIEEDKPIELKVPLEFVGKPVGITKGGVLEIHLHDIVVECLPVHIPDKITVDLSKLDVGQSLHVRDIKVPETIKIVSSPGETVATLVAEEEEIQASE
- the pth gene encoding aminoacyl-tRNA hydrolase, whose protein sequence is MWIYCGLGNPGLTYEKTRHNFGFLALTAFATKHKLNFQMNSALESELAFYRDKAILLKPMTYMNLSGRAVKKALNKYGLSPQNLLVIYDDLDLPLGRMKLLPKGGSGGHRGVQSIISELQTKEFPRLRLGIGRPEKGDPRDYVLSPFREEEWPIVESVLEKVVLALEELLYHGLLKTMHKVNSGE
- a CDS encoding phosphate-starvation-inducible PsiE family protein yields the protein MTPEEKSQNFRIRAREFFIKLEEYLYYLVAIGLIIGFGIVMIDGLVILINLYNTANFTEGAIKFLDKILVSLIFLEIFYTVLVAILEESAVKCVEPFILVAITALVRRLLILSFELSHPTIFSTERMKYYLIEMALVGILILMLIFSLILFRRSKR